In Thermus aquaticus, the sequence ACTTAGGCGGTGCGGATTTTCGTCAACGAACGCGGAGCGGAAAGGCTTCTTTCCCGCCATCTTTGGGTCTTCGCCCGGGACGTGGTCTCGGGCCCCGAAGCCCCCGGGCTCTACCCCGTCTACTGGGGCAAGCGCTTCCTGGCCCTGGCCCTCTACAACCCCCAAAGCGACCTCCGGGTCCGGGCCTATCGCTTCCGCCCGGCGGAGGACCCGGAAAAGGCCCTCTTGGAAAACCTGGAGCGGGCCATCGCCCGCCGGCTTAGGGCCCTCGAGGCCGAGCCCGAAGGGGGCTTCCGCCTGGCCCACGCCGAGGGGGACTTCCTCCCCGGGCTCGTGGTGGACTACTACGCCGGCCACGCCGTGGTCCAGGCCACGGCCTACGCCTGGGAGGCGCTTCTGCCCCAGGTGGCCGAGGTCCTGAGGCCCCTGGTGAAAAGCGCCCTGGCCAAGAACAACGCCCGGGCCCGGGAGTTGGAAGGCCTCCCCCTCTACGTGCGCCCCCTCCTGGGCCAGGTGCCCGAGCGGGTGGTGGTCAAGGAGGGGCGGGTGCGCTACCTGGTGGACCTGGTGGCGGGCCAGAAGACCGGGGCCTTCCTGGACCAGCGGGAAAACCGCACCCTCATGGAAGGCTTCCGCGGAGAAAGGGCCTTGGACGTCTTCTCCTACGCCGGGGGCTTCGCCCTGCACCTGGCCTTGGGCTTTAAAGAGGTGGTGGCCGTGGACTCCTCCAAGGAGGCCCTGGCCCGGGCGGAGGAGAACGCCAGGCTGAACGGCCTCGCCTTGAAGACGGTGGAGGCCAACGCCTTTGACTACCTCCGGGCCCTGGAAAGGGCCGGGGAGCGGTTTGACCTCGTCGTCCTGGACCCTCCCGCCTTCGCCAAGGGGAAAAAGGACCTGGAGAGGGCCTACAGGGCCTACAAGGAGGTGAACCTGAGGGCCATCAAGCTCCTCAAGGAGGGGGGGATTCTGGCCACGGCCAGCTGCAGCCACCACCTCACCGAGCCCCTCTTCTACCAGATGCTCACCGAGGCCGCCCAGGACGCCCACCGGGTGCTCAAGGTGGTGGAGAAGCGGGGCCAGCCCTTTGACCACCCCGTCCTCCTCAACCACCCGGAGACCCACTACCTGAAGTTCGCCCTTCTAGAAGTTCTTTAAGGCGGGCCGCTACCGGCTCCACCGCCTCGAGGGCCAGGGGCAGGCGCTCCCCGCTTTTCAGGACCAGGACCAAGGCCTCCCTGCCCCGGGAGAGGGGCCCCGCGGGCCAGTACGCCCTTTCCAGCCCCCCGATCTCCTCCAAGGCAATCCGCCGCCCCAGGCCCAAGGGGGGAAGGAGGCGCAGGTGGTCGGGGAAGAGGAGGAGGCGCCACCCCCGCCGAAGCCGCCACCAGGGGTAGAGGAAAAGGAGCGCCCAAAGGGGCGCCCCCTCGAGGAGCACCAAAAGGAGGAGGCCCCCCACCCCCAGGGCGAAGGCCAGAGGAGAGAGGCGGGCGTAGGCCACCTCCAGAAGCATGGCCCCATTATGGCGGTAGACTGGAGGGGTGGAGAAGGACCTTCTGGAGGCTTTGGGCCAGCACCTGGTCTGGCGCATCGGCCGGGCTGAAGAGGAAGAGGTCCTGGTGGTGCGGGTGGGACTGGCCTCGGCCACGCCCCGCTTCAAGGAGCTTCCCCGCCTGGTCAACATCCCGGACGCGGAGATAGAGCGCCTCGCCCGCGAGGGCCGGGTCCGGGTGGAGTGGGTGGAGGGATGAAGGCCCTGGAGCTGGACCTGGGGAAAGGCCTCGAGGGGCTTCCCCTGGAGCTTTCCTGGGAGGGCCCCCTGCTGAAGGGCATCCTCCGCCAGGCCAACCCGGTTTTGGGCGAGGTGGCCCTTCCCTTCCAGAGCCGCCTAGAGGGCTCCCGCCTCACCCCCATCCCCCTGCCGCCCCCCGCTTTGGCCGTGGGCGGCGAGGTCCTGCCTAGGGGGGAGGGCCTCCTCCTGAGGCTTGAGGTGGACCTCCTCCTCCCCGAGGCCAGGACCTGGGGGGAGCGGGCCTTTTTCCGCCTCCTCAAGGCCATCTTCCTGCACACCCTGGAAAGGGCCCTTTCCCAGAAGACCCCTCTGGGACTATAGTGGCGGTGAAGGAGGTGCGTATGGTGGAGGTGCGGTATCTGGGCCACTCGGCGGTCTGGCTATCCGACGGCCAAACCCGGATCATCATAGACCCCTTCCTCACCGGCAACCCCATGGCGGCGGCCTCCCTGGCCGAGGTCCAGGCGGACCTCATCCTGGTGACCCACGCCCACGGGGACCACTTCGGCGACAGCGTGGCCCTCTCCAAGAAGGGCGGGGTGGTGGTCTCCACCTTTGAGATCGCCACCTACGCCGAAAAGCACGGGGCCAAGAGCGTGCCCATGAACATCGGGGGCACCTACCGCTTCGCGGGGGGCTTCGTCAAGTGGTTCCCCGCCTGGCACTCCTCCAGCTTCCCCGACGGCACCTACGGGGGCATGCCCATGGGGGTGGTGGTGGAGCTTGCGGGCAAGCGCATCTACCACGCCGGCGACACCGCCCTCTTCTCGGACATGGCCCTCATCGGCGAGCTTAACCTGGACCTCGCCCTCCTCCCCATCGGCGACCACTTCACCATGGGACCCGAGGACGCCCTGAGGGCCTTGGACCTCCTCAAGCCCAAAAGGGTGGTCCCCATCCACTACAACACCTTCCCCCCCATCAAGCAGGACGGGGAGGCCTTCGCCAGGAGGGCCCAGGAGAAGGGCGTGGAAGGGCACGCCCTGAAGCCGGGAGGGGTGCTGGTCCTTGACTAGGAAGGACTTCCGCCTCCTCATGCTCCTGGGCCTGGGGCAGACGGCCCAGGTCTATCTGGCCGAGGCCCCGGGCCTGGGGCGGGTGGCCCTGAAGCTCCCCAAGAAGGAGGTGCGAGAAGACCCCAGGCTGGCCGAGCGCTTCGCCCGGGAGGTCTCCTTCAGCCTCTCCCTGAAGCACCCCTACCTGGTCCGGGGCCTGGCCGGCGTGCCGCTCGGCGAGGAGGCCTTTTTGGCCCTGGAGTGCTTTCCCCAGGGGACCCTCGAGGCCAGGCTCCTGGAGGGCCGCCTGCCCCTGGAGGAGGCGGTGAAGGCGCTCACCCAGGTAGGGGAAGCCCTCCTCTACCTCCACGGGAAGGGCCTCCTCCACCAGGACGTGAAGCCCGCCAACGTCTTCGTGGGAGAAGGGATTTATAAGCTGGGGGACCTGGGCACCCTGCGCCCCATCGGCGATAGGACCCAGGAGTTCGCCGGAAGCCCCCACTATCTGGCCCCGGAGCTCTTCTTAGGAAACCTCCCCAGCGAGAAGAGCGAGGCCTACGCCTACGGCGTCATGGCCTATGAGCTCCTCACGGGGAAGAGACCCTTCAAAGGGGAAACCGTGGAGGAGCTACGGGACGCCCACCTCTTCCTCCCCCCGCCCCCCACCAGCCTTCCCCCCCGCCTGGACAAGGCCCTGAGGCGGCTTCTTGTCAAGGACCCCAAGGAGCGCCTGGGGATCGGGGAGTTTTTAGAGGCCCTCCGCACCTGGCAAGCGCCCGGGGGCGAAGCGCCCAAGGCGGCCAAGCCCAAGCGGCGCTTTCCCTTTTTTAGGAGCTAGCCATGGAACCCGTCTGGTACCCACCGGAGTCGGCCAAAAGCACCCGGCTTTTCCACTTCATGGAGACCCTGGGCTTTGAGGACTACGAGGCCTTCTACCACTACAGCGTGGAGGAGGCCGAGGCCTTCTACCACGCCTTCTTCACCCACCTGGCCATCCCCTGGCGCACCCCCTACACCCAGGTCATGGAGGGCGGGTTTCCTTTCCC encodes:
- a CDS encoding DUF3809 family protein encodes the protein MKALELDLGKGLEGLPLELSWEGPLLKGILRQANPVLGEVALPFQSRLEGSRLTPIPLPPPALAVGGEVLPRGEGLLLRLEVDLLLPEARTWGERAFFRLLKAIFLHTLERALSQKTPLGL
- a CDS encoding metal-dependent hydrolase encodes the protein MVEVRYLGHSAVWLSDGQTRIIIDPFLTGNPMAAASLAEVQADLILVTHAHGDHFGDSVALSKKGGVVVSTFEIATYAEKHGAKSVPMNIGGTYRFAGGFVKWFPAWHSSSFPDGTYGGMPMGVVVELAGKRIYHAGDTALFSDMALIGELNLDLALLPIGDHFTMGPEDALRALDLLKPKRVVPIHYNTFPPIKQDGEAFARRAQEKGVEGHALKPGGVLVLD
- a CDS encoding class I SAM-dependent rRNA methyltransferase, with translation MRIFVNERGAERLLSRHLWVFARDVVSGPEAPGLYPVYWGKRFLALALYNPQSDLRVRAYRFRPAEDPEKALLENLERAIARRLRALEAEPEGGFRLAHAEGDFLPGLVVDYYAGHAVVQATAYAWEALLPQVAEVLRPLVKSALAKNNARARELEGLPLYVRPLLGQVPERVVVKEGRVRYLVDLVAGQKTGAFLDQRENRTLMEGFRGERALDVFSYAGGFALHLALGFKEVVAVDSSKEALARAEENARLNGLALKTVEANAFDYLRALERAGERFDLVVLDPPAFAKGKKDLERAYRAYKEVNLRAIKLLKEGGILATASCSHHLTEPLFYQMLTEAAQDAHRVLKVVEKRGQPFDHPVLLNHPETHYLKFALLEVL
- a CDS encoding DUF3248 domain-containing protein, with the translated sequence MEKDLLEALGQHLVWRIGRAEEEEVLVVRVGLASATPRFKELPRLVNIPDAEIERLAREGRVRVEWVEG
- a CDS encoding serine/threonine-protein kinase, with translation MLLGLGQTAQVYLAEAPGLGRVALKLPKKEVREDPRLAERFAREVSFSLSLKHPYLVRGLAGVPLGEEAFLALECFPQGTLEARLLEGRLPLEEAVKALTQVGEALLYLHGKGLLHQDVKPANVFVGEGIYKLGDLGTLRPIGDRTQEFAGSPHYLAPELFLGNLPSEKSEAYAYGVMAYELLTGKRPFKGETVEELRDAHLFLPPPPTSLPPRLDKALRRLLVKDPKERLGIGEFLEALRTWQAPGGEAPKAAKPKRRFPFFRS